A section of the Verrucomicrobium sp. GAS474 genome encodes:
- a CDS encoding sigma-54 dependent transcriptional regulator has protein sequence MSGHVLVIEDDRAMGALYRSALSSCGHQVSIADRGDTGYQMAKEGNYDAIISDFMMPGLDGLDLLEKLRASNPFVPVILMTGHGSAETAIEAMKRGAYDYLLKPVQLDELMETVEKAIVNSRIQTQSVRVGTPAEAGKEGEGLHMVGSCPAMQKIFKEIGRIAAKPVTVLIRGETGTGKELVAQAVYHYSNRKGKPFVVVNCAAIPETLLESELFGSEKGAFTGAQARRIGRFEQAHTGTLFLDEIGELSPGTQAKLLRALQERVIQRLGSNEAISVDVRVIAATNRNLEEAIQEKQFREDLYYRLNDATISLPPLRERQGDVPELIGYFISHHAKDLGAQRPGITPETVDYLASLPWPGNVRQLQSFLRQAILASRGYAISLETVKEMLSREGKTGGGKGAADRPFRDFIAEVLEGASTAKEPDAYAVAIRAAERELLSQAIRLTKGNQSLAARWLGISRLTLRTKLTELGLREASEKEE, from the coding sequence ATGTCAGGCCACGTTTTAGTCATCGAAGATGATCGCGCGATGGGGGCGCTCTACCGCTCCGCATTGAGCTCGTGCGGCCATCAGGTCAGCATCGCCGACCGAGGGGACACCGGCTACCAGATGGCGAAGGAGGGGAACTATGACGCGATCATCAGCGATTTCATGATGCCGGGCCTCGACGGCCTCGACCTCCTGGAGAAGCTCCGCGCCAGCAACCCCTTCGTCCCCGTCATCCTGATGACCGGCCACGGTTCGGCCGAGACGGCCATCGAGGCGATGAAGCGGGGGGCCTACGATTACCTCCTGAAACCGGTCCAGCTCGACGAGCTGATGGAGACGGTGGAGAAGGCCATCGTCAACTCCCGCATCCAGACCCAATCGGTCCGGGTCGGCACCCCCGCCGAGGCCGGAAAGGAAGGGGAGGGACTCCACATGGTCGGCTCCTGCCCGGCGATGCAGAAGATTTTCAAGGAGATCGGCCGGATCGCCGCGAAGCCGGTGACGGTCCTGATTCGCGGGGAGACGGGGACCGGCAAGGAACTCGTCGCCCAGGCCGTCTACCATTACAGCAACCGGAAGGGAAAACCCTTCGTCGTCGTCAATTGCGCGGCGATCCCGGAGACCCTCCTGGAGAGCGAGCTCTTCGGCAGCGAGAAGGGGGCCTTCACCGGGGCGCAGGCGCGGCGGATCGGCCGCTTCGAGCAGGCCCACACTGGCACCCTCTTCCTCGACGAGATCGGCGAACTCAGCCCCGGCACCCAGGCGAAGCTCCTCCGCGCCCTCCAGGAGCGCGTGATCCAGCGCCTCGGCAGCAACGAGGCGATCTCGGTCGACGTCCGCGTCATCGCGGCGACGAACCGGAACCTGGAGGAGGCGATCCAGGAAAAGCAGTTCCGCGAGGATCTCTATTACCGGCTGAACGACGCCACCATTTCCCTCCCGCCCCTGCGGGAGCGGCAGGGCGACGTGCCCGAACTGATCGGCTACTTCATCTCCCATCACGCGAAGGATCTCGGCGCCCAGCGTCCCGGGATCACCCCGGAGACGGTCGATTACCTCGCCTCGCTCCCCTGGCCCGGGAACGTCCGGCAGCTCCAGTCGTTCCTCCGCCAGGCGATCCTCGCCTCGCGCGGCTACGCGATCTCCCTGGAAACGGTGAAGGAGATGCTCTCCCGCGAGGGCAAGACCGGCGGGGGCAAGGGGGCGGCCGACCGTCCGTTCCGCGATTTCATCGCCGAGGTTCTGGAAGGGGCCTCGACGGCAAAGGAGCCCGACGCCTACGCCGTGGCGATCCGCGCGGCGGAGCGGGAGCTCCTCTCCCAGGCGATCCGGCTGACGAAGGGAAACCAATCCCTCGCCGCCCGCTGGCTCGGCATCTCCCGCCTCACGCTCCGGACGAAGCTCACCGAACTCGGCCTCCGCGAGGCTTCCGAGAAGGAAGAGTAG
- a CDS encoding ATP-binding protein, whose translation MKANTKQSGLILIIDAEASVRQERRDVLEWAGFRVEEAADSREGLSLARLLRPEVIFCADRVAGVRGEELLRLLDEEWESGGAWAFILLGGGEELPDALDGRDPDAIVADDISGSDLIALARKYLSQVDEWRAAEERAEEKVAEVLNDWETADPMPNAASLSWDDEGGEGLGKGRVHSNQIYELAREIVFRFGRSSDLECFIDNGFLPFSMEVLRAVIEELVGNACRFTTKGTRIDLFFIRGVERSVLFIRDYGQGMEASMAVRLTAGWDSHGKGKGLLTVRRLVREAGASFRVDGGVDEGVTIRIEIPDESRATLPLTVPEEMGIMHLRIGLPRKQGKK comes from the coding sequence GTGAAAGCGAACACCAAGCAGTCCGGTTTGATTCTGATCATCGATGCGGAAGCCTCCGTCCGGCAGGAACGCCGGGATGTTCTGGAATGGGCGGGCTTCCGCGTCGAGGAAGCGGCTGACTCCCGGGAAGGTCTCTCCCTGGCCCGTCTCCTTCGGCCCGAGGTGATTTTCTGCGCCGACCGGGTGGCCGGGGTGCGCGGCGAGGAACTGCTCCGCCTCCTCGATGAGGAATGGGAAAGCGGCGGCGCGTGGGCCTTCATCCTCCTCGGCGGCGGCGAGGAACTCCCCGACGCGCTCGACGGCCGCGACCCCGATGCGATTGTCGCCGACGATATCTCGGGCAGCGACCTGATCGCTCTGGCCCGGAAGTATCTCTCCCAGGTGGACGAATGGCGCGCCGCCGAGGAACGGGCCGAGGAAAAGGTCGCCGAGGTCCTGAACGACTGGGAAACGGCCGATCCGATGCCGAACGCCGCCTCCCTGAGCTGGGACGACGAGGGGGGCGAAGGGCTGGGCAAAGGCCGGGTCCATTCCAATCAGATTTACGAGCTCGCCCGGGAGATCGTCTTCCGGTTCGGCCGGAGCTCCGACCTCGAATGTTTCATCGATAACGGGTTCCTTCCCTTCAGCATGGAGGTCCTCCGGGCCGTGATCGAGGAGCTGGTCGGCAATGCCTGCCGCTTCACGACGAAGGGGACCCGGATCGATCTCTTTTTCATCCGCGGGGTGGAGCGTTCCGTTCTCTTCATCCGGGACTACGGCCAGGGAATGGAGGCGTCGATGGCGGTGCGGTTGACGGCCGGTTGGGATTCCCACGGCAAGGGCAAGGGCCTCCTCACGGTCCGGCGGCTGGTCCGCGAGGCGGGAGCCTCCTTCCGCGTCGACGGCGGCGTCGACGAGGGGGTGACGATCCGCATCGAGATCCCCGACGAAAGCCGGGCGACGCTCCCCCTGACCGTGCCCGAGGAGATGGGGATCATGCACCTGCGGATCGGCCTCCCCCGGAAGCAGGGGAAGAAGTAA
- a CDS encoding polysaccharide deacetylase family protein yields MSATAGKHLVVSLHDLHPGSRKAIAAQREALAAWGVSRRSLLVVPQFHHGPKADEPDFAATVRAWAGEGDEVVLHGFFHDRQGRKDALGSLFWTRLYTNREAEFLDLTGPETVARLAAGSALFAEAGFPVPVGFIAPAWLMGPEVVPVLRAAGFRHTTTLREFLSLQRGESVPSQSLCWSTRAAWRRTVSVLWNRHLFSRSQGNSLLRISLHPDDLLHVTIRKQIERVVKTALDRGFEPVTYADYASLPG; encoded by the coding sequence ATGAGTGCCACTGCGGGAAAGCACCTCGTCGTCTCCCTCCACGACCTCCACCCCGGCAGCCGGAAGGCGATCGCCGCCCAGCGGGAGGCGCTGGCCGCGTGGGGCGTCTCCCGCCGGAGCCTCCTCGTCGTCCCCCAATTCCATCACGGCCCGAAGGCCGACGAGCCCGACTTCGCCGCGACCGTCCGCGCCTGGGCGGGGGAGGGGGACGAAGTTGTCCTCCACGGCTTTTTCCACGACCGCCAAGGCCGGAAGGACGCCCTCGGCTCTCTCTTCTGGACCCGCCTCTACACGAACCGGGAGGCCGAGTTCCTCGACCTCACCGGCCCGGAGACGGTGGCGCGGCTTGCCGCCGGGAGCGCCCTCTTTGCCGAGGCCGGTTTCCCCGTCCCGGTCGGCTTCATCGCCCCGGCCTGGCTCATGGGCCCCGAGGTCGTCCCCGTCCTCCGGGCCGCCGGGTTCCGCCACACGACGACGCTCCGGGAGTTCCTCTCCCTCCAGCGGGGCGAAAGCGTCCCTTCCCAGTCCCTCTGCTGGAGCACCCGGGCCGCGTGGCGGCGGACGGTCTCGGTCCTCTGGAACCGGCACCTTTTCTCCCGCTCCCAGGGGAATTCCCTCCTGCGGATCAGCCTCCATCCCGACGATCTCCTCCACGTCACAATCCGGAAACAAATCGAGCGGGTCGTGAAAACGGCATTGGATCGCGGCTTCGAGCCGGTAACCTATGCGGATTATGCCTCTCTGCCGGGTTGA
- a CDS encoding acyltransferase, with protein MSQPPSSSGERPQGSPSGNKLLGLELIRFLSAMAVVVFHYRHFAYIGNDPIGWVRENQPFYPLLKSLYDFGNYGVPIFWCISGYIFFWKYGHAIREKNISAGRFFILRFSRLYPLHLATLLLVCLLQWCYLTRHHLFFVYRDTDTLHFLLQLFMASDWINQSHLSFNGPVWSISLEVLIYMVFFCVTFRFGASFRVSLIVLGIFGVLTAMHGRTPLFDCVLYFYLGGTMTLLGRLASPDSKSKDLLLKVLLAGFLIATPIMEKLLHWNPHPGTPIEPLLSYLYIPALVLFFARDISIPDSLRKYVESAGNMTYSSYLLHFPIQLGLVLIFTRSGQGVPLYHNAFFLLYMGITCVAAFLAYRYFEAPAQASIRKNGLRKRA; from the coding sequence ATGAGCCAGCCTCCTTCATCGTCTGGAGAAAGACCTCAGGGCTCTCCGTCCGGGAATAAACTGCTGGGACTCGAGTTGATTCGCTTTCTTTCGGCAATGGCTGTCGTCGTCTTCCATTACCGGCATTTCGCCTATATCGGGAACGATCCGATCGGTTGGGTGCGGGAGAACCAGCCCTTTTATCCCCTACTGAAGTCCCTCTACGACTTCGGGAATTATGGAGTCCCGATTTTCTGGTGCATCAGCGGTTATATTTTCTTCTGGAAATATGGCCATGCGATTCGGGAAAAAAACATTTCCGCAGGGCGATTTTTCATCCTTCGCTTTTCACGTCTTTATCCGCTTCATCTGGCAACCCTCCTCCTGGTCTGCCTGCTTCAGTGGTGCTACCTCACACGACACCACCTCTTCTTCGTCTACCGGGACACCGACACTCTCCATTTCCTCCTCCAGCTCTTCATGGCCAGCGATTGGATCAATCAGAGCCACCTCAGCTTCAATGGCCCGGTTTGGTCCATCTCGTTGGAAGTGTTGATTTATATGGTGTTCTTCTGCGTGACTTTCCGTTTCGGCGCCTCGTTCCGGGTGAGCCTGATCGTGCTCGGGATATTCGGGGTGCTGACGGCGATGCACGGACGGACCCCGCTATTCGATTGCGTCCTTTATTTCTATCTCGGAGGGACGATGACTCTGCTTGGCAGGCTTGCCTCGCCCGATTCAAAATCGAAGGATCTGCTACTGAAAGTTTTGCTGGCGGGTTTCCTGATCGCGACACCCATCATGGAAAAGCTGCTGCACTGGAACCCTCACCCGGGCACTCCCATCGAACCCCTGCTTTCCTATCTTTACATCCCCGCGCTGGTGCTCTTCTTCGCAAGGGATATTTCCATTCCCGACTCCCTGCGGAAATACGTGGAGAGCGCCGGAAACATGACCTATTCGAGTTATCTCCTCCATTTCCCGATTCAACTGGGGCTTGTCCTGATTTTCACCCGATCGGGGCAAGGCGTTCCACTCTACCACAACGCCTTCTTCCTGCTTTATATGGGAATCACTTGCGTCGCCGCATTCCTGGCGTACCGCTATTTCGAGGCCCCCGCCCAAGCCTCGATTCGTAAAAATGGGCTGAGGAAAAGGGCCTGA
- a CDS encoding glycosyltransferase: MRIMPLCRVDLHLHSRFSDRPSEWILRQLGMPQSYSQPEALYARLHQAGMRWKTITDHNRIDGALELAARHDDVFLSEEVTTYFPDGCKIHLLVWNLTEAQHREIATLRENIYDLAGWLRVQKLPHGVAHPLSDINGKLTPAHVEKLLLLFRVFEGRNGNREPLAQQVLGQIVASLTPEKLAQLADRHHLAPVDADFHRKILTGGSDDHGGLYAGRTWTEAAVDSNTADTVDGFFAALHSGLATPQGEAGTPLHLSSSFYNTVFSYAQDRMKKTAPLAANLLSTVAQRFVTGKNPTDFSFGEQMGFVVEAVRTGQVFDFFKPGETTLSREFAAFFTDPKVKTDLDTIIRTEAGPERRSFAMASYLTNQLSYRLFLEFMRRVERGSLLDAFQSLTGIVPVAGAVLPYVVAYRQQAPARPFLRETAREFLPEVPSFLRNEKRAWFTDTLEDVNGVARTICSMTAAGLRAGADLTVVTSRSEVFVTDIPVKNFAPVGEFEIPEYKLQKMSFPPFLEILDYIEREGFTELVISTPGPVGLCALAAGKLLGLRLTSIYHTDFPQYARFLSDDAFMETVTWRYMQWFYGQFHRIYANSEFYRQCWIDRGIPASRLEIFPRGLDTSLFATKFRRPDFWTARGAKPGAPVLLYVGRVSKEKELGFLVDVARELEKRGASFTVALVGDGPFRDEMAAALPGAIFTGVLTGEELAAAYASADLFLFPSTTDTFGNVVIEAMACGLPVVVSDVGGPRELITAPARGAVVPARNLKQWADTVSGFLAALPTEASRQALSSEIHEERSWDRAFQKFWNE; encoded by the coding sequence ATGCGGATTATGCCTCTCTGCCGGGTTGACCTCCATCTCCACTCCCGCTTTTCCGACCGCCCCTCGGAGTGGATCCTGCGGCAGCTCGGGATGCCCCAGAGCTACAGCCAGCCGGAGGCCCTCTACGCCCGCCTCCACCAGGCCGGGATGCGGTGGAAGACGATCACCGACCACAACCGGATCGACGGCGCCCTGGAGCTCGCCGCCCGCCATGACGACGTCTTCCTCAGCGAGGAGGTCACGACCTACTTCCCCGACGGCTGCAAGATCCACCTCCTCGTCTGGAACCTGACCGAGGCCCAGCACCGGGAGATCGCCACCCTGCGGGAGAACATCTACGACCTCGCCGGATGGCTCCGCGTCCAGAAGCTCCCCCACGGCGTCGCCCATCCGCTCTCCGACATCAACGGGAAGCTGACCCCCGCCCACGTCGAGAAGCTCCTCCTCCTCTTCCGCGTCTTCGAGGGGCGGAACGGCAACCGCGAGCCGCTGGCCCAGCAGGTCCTCGGCCAGATCGTCGCCTCCCTCACCCCGGAGAAGCTGGCCCAGCTGGCCGACCGCCATCACCTCGCCCCGGTCGATGCCGATTTCCACCGGAAGATCCTCACCGGCGGCTCCGACGACCACGGCGGCCTCTACGCCGGGCGGACGTGGACCGAGGCGGCGGTTGATTCCAACACAGCCGACACCGTCGACGGCTTCTTCGCCGCCCTCCACTCCGGCCTCGCCACGCCGCAGGGGGAGGCCGGGACGCCGCTCCATCTTTCCAGCAGCTTCTACAACACCGTCTTCTCCTACGCGCAGGACCGGATGAAGAAGACCGCCCCGCTCGCCGCCAATCTCCTCAGCACCGTGGCGCAACGGTTCGTCACCGGCAAGAACCCGACCGACTTTTCCTTCGGCGAGCAGATGGGCTTCGTCGTCGAGGCGGTCCGGACCGGCCAGGTCTTCGACTTCTTCAAGCCGGGCGAGACGACCCTCTCGCGGGAGTTCGCCGCCTTCTTCACCGATCCGAAGGTGAAGACCGATCTCGACACCATCATCCGCACCGAGGCCGGGCCGGAGCGCCGCTCCTTCGCGATGGCCTCCTACCTCACGAACCAGCTCTCCTACCGCCTCTTCCTCGAATTCATGCGGCGGGTCGAGCGGGGAAGCCTCCTCGACGCCTTCCAGTCCCTCACCGGGATCGTCCCCGTCGCCGGGGCCGTCCTTCCCTACGTCGTCGCCTACCGGCAGCAGGCCCCCGCGCGGCCCTTCCTCCGCGAGACCGCCCGGGAATTCCTCCCCGAGGTCCCCTCCTTCCTCCGCAACGAGAAGCGGGCCTGGTTCACCGACACCCTCGAGGACGTCAACGGCGTCGCCCGGACGATCTGTTCCATGACGGCGGCGGGCCTCCGCGCCGGGGCCGACCTCACCGTCGTCACCTCCCGGTCCGAGGTCTTCGTCACCGACATCCCCGTGAAGAACTTCGCCCCCGTCGGCGAGTTCGAGATCCCCGAGTACAAGCTCCAGAAGATGAGCTTCCCCCCCTTCCTCGAGATCCTCGACTACATCGAGCGGGAAGGCTTCACCGAGCTCGTCATCAGCACCCCCGGCCCCGTCGGCCTCTGCGCCCTCGCGGCGGGGAAGCTCCTCGGCCTCCGCCTCACCTCGATCTACCACACCGACTTCCCCCAGTACGCCCGCTTCCTGAGCGACGACGCCTTTATGGAGACCGTCACGTGGCGCTACATGCAGTGGTTCTACGGCCAGTTCCACCGCATCTACGCGAACTCCGAGTTCTACCGTCAGTGCTGGATCGACCGCGGCATCCCCGCCTCCCGGCTCGAGATCTTCCCGCGCGGTCTCGACACCTCCCTCTTCGCCACGAAGTTCCGCCGTCCCGATTTCTGGACCGCCCGGGGCGCGAAGCCGGGCGCGCCCGTCCTCCTCTACGTCGGCCGCGTCTCGAAGGAAAAGGAACTCGGCTTCCTCGTCGACGTCGCCCGCGAGCTGGAGAAGCGGGGTGCCTCCTTCACCGTCGCCCTCGTCGGGGACGGCCCCTTCCGGGACGAGATGGCGGCGGCCCTTCCCGGCGCGATCTTCACCGGAGTCCTGACCGGGGAGGAACTCGCCGCCGCCTACGCCTCCGCCGACCTCTTCCTTTTCCCCAGCACCACCGACACCTTCGGCAACGTCGTCATCGAGGCGATGGCCTGCGGCCTCCCCGTCGTCGTCTCCGACGTCGGCGGACCGAGGGAATTGATCACCGCCCCTGCGCGCGGCGCCGTCGTCCCCGCGCGGAACCTGAAGCAATGGGCCGACACCGTCTCCGGCTTCCTCGCCGCCCTCCCCACCGAGGCCTCCCGCCAGGCCCTCTCCAGCGAGATCCACGAGGAACGGAGCTGGGACCGGGCGTTCCAGAAATTCTGGAACGAATAA
- a CDS encoding amino acid permease produces the protein MDLLRKKSFASLQKQAERVGGLRRVLTAPQLVGLSVGTAIGTGVFVLTGHVAAEHAGPALVLSLIVAGLASLFAGLCYAEYASMIPVAGSAYTYAYATCGEFFAWIIGWDLILEYLFGAATVAVGWSGYMTRFLHYCGIDLPTKLVSSPWVYKHGEWIHSGAYFNLPAVLITAFATWVIYSGIRESARLNLVIVIIKVSVILLFIGFGLPHVKPENWHPFIPPSDGISGEFGFSGIFAGAGVIFFAYLGFEAVSTAAQEAKNPQRDMPIGILGGLLICTVLYISVAVVLTGLMSYKDPGMAGPAPVAYAIEHVGTSLKWLAPLIQLGAIAGLTSVIFGLLLGQSRLFYSMSEDGLLPKSFSKIHAVRGTPWVTTLLVGGVTAVIAALFPIGILGELTSIGTLLAFLIVCVSVMVLRRTQPGLPRSFRTPWVPLVPLLGVFFCGLSMYYLPNDTWVRLFVWMAVGLVVYFLFSRKNSRLEKGSEDAI, from the coding sequence ATGGATCTTTTAAGAAAGAAGTCGTTCGCCTCCTTGCAGAAACAGGCCGAACGCGTCGGGGGGCTGCGCCGGGTGTTGACCGCGCCCCAGCTGGTCGGCCTCAGCGTCGGCACGGCGATCGGGACCGGCGTCTTCGTCCTGACGGGGCACGTGGCGGCGGAGCACGCCGGCCCGGCGCTCGTCCTCTCCCTCATCGTCGCCGGGCTCGCCTCGCTCTTCGCCGGGCTCTGCTATGCCGAATACGCCTCGATGATCCCCGTGGCCGGGAGCGCCTACACCTACGCCTATGCGACGTGCGGGGAATTCTTCGCCTGGATCATCGGCTGGGACCTGATCCTCGAATACCTCTTCGGCGCGGCGACGGTCGCCGTCGGTTGGTCGGGCTACATGACCCGCTTCCTCCACTATTGCGGGATCGACCTTCCCACGAAGCTGGTTTCCTCCCCCTGGGTCTACAAGCACGGGGAATGGATCCACAGCGGGGCCTACTTCAACCTTCCGGCGGTCCTCATCACCGCCTTCGCCACCTGGGTCATCTACTCCGGCATCCGCGAATCGGCCCGGCTCAACCTCGTCATCGTCATCATCAAGGTCTCGGTGATCCTCCTCTTCATCGGCTTCGGCCTCCCCCACGTGAAGCCGGAAAATTGGCATCCCTTCATCCCGCCGAGCGACGGCATCTCGGGCGAGTTCGGCTTCAGCGGCATCTTCGCCGGTGCGGGGGTCATCTTCTTCGCCTACCTCGGCTTCGAGGCTGTCTCGACGGCGGCCCAGGAGGCGAAGAACCCGCAGCGGGACATGCCGATCGGCATCCTCGGCGGCCTCCTGATCTGCACCGTCCTCTACATCTCCGTCGCCGTCGTGCTGACGGGGCTCATGTCCTACAAGGACCCCGGGATGGCGGGCCCCGCGCCGGTCGCCTACGCCATCGAGCACGTCGGGACATCCCTGAAGTGGCTCGCCCCCTTGATCCAGCTCGGGGCGATCGCCGGGCTCACCTCGGTCATCTTCGGCCTCCTCCTCGGCCAGAGCCGCCTCTTCTACTCGATGTCCGAGGACGGCCTCCTGCCGAAATCGTTCTCGAAGATCCACGCCGTGCGCGGCACCCCCTGGGTCACCACCCTCCTCGTCGGCGGCGTCACGGCGGTGATCGCGGCCCTCTTCCCCATCGGCATCCTCGGGGAGCTGACCTCGATCGGGACGCTCCTCGCCTTCCTCATCGTCTGCGTCAGCGTGATGGTCCTCCGCCGCACCCAGCCCGGGTTGCCCCGGTCGTTCCGGACCCCGTGGGTTCCGCTGGTCCCCCTCCTCGGCGTCTTCTTCTGCGGCCTCTCGATGTATTACCTGCCGAACGACACCTGGGTCCGGCTCTTCGTCTGGATGGCCGTCGGCCTCGTGGTCTACTTCCTTTTCTCGCGGAAAAACAGCAGGCTGGAAAAAGGAAGCGAAGACGCTATCTAG
- a CDS encoding M3 family oligoendopeptidase, whose protein sequence is MQFSTAPYSPRTYLPAGIDLTDLKTLEGLYGRLQADLEAAATAAELETWLASYGEVDSAIDQARSERYIAMTCQTDDPEREKAYLHFVEELDPALKPRQFALWQTLVAKPAFEMLPDYYAVFRRSVATAVRLYREQNIPRETATAKLCQSYQKISGAMTVTFDGAEQTLPRMGRIQEETDRARRQAAWEAVAARRLADSEKLEEIFDQLLVLREEIAKEAGFADARAYFFASRERFDYTPDDCLRFHDAIEKQIVPLVREMQAERKAKLGVDTLRPWDLAVDPEARPPLKPFATGDELFEKTDAIFGELDPRLKGFFDVLRQGGLVDLENRKGKAPGGYQANLPEARVPFIFMNAVGMQRDVETLLHEAGHAFHTLAAREQPMNWYRNGIPIEFCEVASMSMELLGAPYMGKFYNEEESKRARRDHLEGIVKFFPWMAIVDGFQHWLYTHPGHSRPERKAAWIALMDRFGGIEDWTGLGDLSEARAYLWHRQLHIFELPFYYVEYGIAQLGALQVWSAAHKDRKAAIDAYLSGLSLGGSKPLPQLFEGAGIAFDFTDKTIAPLIALVREEMAKLG, encoded by the coding sequence ATGCAGTTCTCCACCGCTCCCTATTCCCCCCGCACCTATCTCCCGGCCGGGATCGACCTGACCGATCTCAAGACCCTCGAAGGCCTTTACGGTCGCCTTCAGGCCGACCTCGAGGCGGCGGCGACGGCGGCGGAGCTCGAGACGTGGCTTGCCTCCTACGGCGAGGTCGACAGCGCCATCGACCAGGCCCGCTCCGAGCGGTACATCGCGATGACCTGCCAGACCGACGATCCCGAGCGGGAGAAGGCCTACCTCCATTTCGTCGAGGAACTCGACCCCGCGCTGAAGCCCCGCCAGTTCGCCCTCTGGCAAACCCTCGTCGCGAAGCCCGCCTTCGAGATGTTGCCCGACTACTACGCCGTCTTCCGCCGGAGCGTCGCGACCGCCGTCCGTCTTTACCGGGAACAGAACATCCCCCGCGAGACCGCGACCGCGAAGCTCTGCCAGAGCTACCAGAAAATCTCCGGCGCGATGACCGTCACCTTCGACGGGGCCGAGCAGACCCTTCCCCGCATGGGCCGCATCCAGGAGGAGACCGACCGCGCCCGCCGCCAGGCCGCCTGGGAGGCCGTCGCCGCCCGCCGCCTCGCCGACAGCGAGAAGCTGGAGGAGATCTTCGACCAGCTCCTCGTCCTCCGGGAGGAGATCGCGAAGGAGGCCGGGTTCGCCGACGCGCGGGCCTACTTCTTCGCCTCGCGGGAGCGGTTCGACTACACCCCCGACGATTGCCTCCGCTTCCACGACGCCATCGAGAAGCAGATCGTCCCCCTCGTCCGCGAGATGCAGGCGGAACGGAAGGCGAAACTCGGCGTCGACACCCTCCGCCCGTGGGACCTCGCCGTCGATCCCGAGGCGCGCCCCCCGCTGAAGCCCTTCGCCACCGGCGACGAGCTCTTCGAGAAGACCGACGCGATCTTCGGCGAACTCGATCCCCGGCTGAAGGGCTTCTTCGACGTCCTCCGCCAGGGCGGCCTCGTCGACCTCGAGAATCGGAAGGGGAAGGCCCCCGGCGGCTACCAGGCGAACCTCCCCGAAGCCCGCGTCCCCTTCATCTTCATGAACGCCGTCGGCATGCAGCGCGACGTCGAGACCCTCCTCCACGAGGCGGGCCACGCCTTCCACACCCTCGCGGCGCGGGAGCAGCCGATGAACTGGTACCGGAATGGCATCCCCATCGAGTTCTGTGAGGTCGCCTCGATGAGCATGGAGCTCCTCGGCGCCCCCTACATGGGCAAATTCTATAACGAGGAAGAATCGAAGCGGGCCCGCCGGGACCACCTCGAGGGGATCGTGAAGTTCTTCCCCTGGATGGCCATCGTCGACGGCTTCCAGCACTGGCTGTACACCCATCCCGGCCACAGCCGCCCCGAGAGGAAGGCCGCATGGATCGCGCTGATGGACCGCTTCGGCGGGATCGAGGACTGGACCGGCCTCGGCGACCTGAGCGAGGCCCGCGCCTACCTCTGGCACCGGCAGCTCCACATCTTCGAGCTTCCCTTCTACTACGTCGAATACGGCATCGCCCAGCTCGGCGCGCTCCAGGTCTGGAGCGCCGCCCACAAGGACCGGAAGGCCGCCATCGACGCCTACCTCAGCGGCCTCTCCCTCGGCGGCTCGAAGCCCCTGCCGCAGCTCTTCGAGGGCGCGGGCATCGCCTTCGACTTCACCGACAAGACCATCGCGCCCCTCATCGCGCTGGTGCGGGAAGAGATGGCGAAGCTGGGGTGA
- a CDS encoding gamma carbonic anhydrase family protein, with protein MTLPERLAAFLGRDPQIDPTAYVAPGATVIGDVLLGPRTSVWPGAVLRGDINSIVIGEGSNIQDGAIVHLSDDFGVVIGKDVTVGHAAVVHACTVGDSCLIGMHSTILDGAVIGKESIVGANALVPQGMRVPEGSMVLGVPAKVVRPLTPEERANTSAFAKKYVEVAKAHRAKFADSDVD; from the coding sequence GTGACGCTCCCCGAACGGCTCGCCGCCTTCCTGGGACGCGATCCGCAGATCGATCCCACGGCCTACGTCGCCCCGGGGGCCACGGTGATCGGCGACGTCCTCCTCGGCCCCCGGACCAGCGTCTGGCCCGGCGCGGTCCTGCGCGGCGACATCAACTCGATCGTCATCGGCGAAGGATCCAACATCCAGGACGGAGCGATCGTCCATCTCTCTGACGACTTCGGCGTGGTGATCGGGAAGGACGTCACCGTCGGCCATGCCGCCGTCGTCCACGCCTGCACTGTCGGCGATTCGTGCCTCATCGGGATGCACAGCACGATCCTCGACGGCGCGGTGATCGGAAAGGAATCGATCGTCGGCGCAAACGCCCTCGTCCCCCAGGGAATGCGGGTCCCCGAGGGCTCGATGGTCCTCGGCGTCCCGGCGAAGGTCGTCCGTCCCCTCACCCCGGAAGAGCGGGCGAACACGAGCGCCTTCGCGAAGAAATACGTCGAGGTGGCGAAGGCCCATCGCGCGAAGTTCGCCGACAGCGACGTCGATTAG